In the genome of Limnochordia bacterium, the window AATCTGTACCACTTCCGCATGTCCTGTCTCCCCAGTACACACATCCTGGTAAGTCGGGTTAGCCGTGTGTCCTCCGGAATAGCCACTTTCCACTTGGACCACTCCTTTTAGGTCCTCATATACGGCCTCAAGGCACCAAAAACATCCACCGCCGATGGTTGCTAGCTGCAGCTCCATTTCTGATCCTCCGTAAATTTGGGATTCTTACAGTAGTCTTGCTTAATCACAGAGCAGGTATGCGCGTCGTATCCGAAACGAGTGGAGGGGGACGGAACATCCCCTCTTATTTACTCCTGCTCATCAGCTTCATATAACAGATCGATGAGGGCATCCTCAAGTTCATCAAAACGCGCATCATCCTCTTGCTGCCAAGCCTCTTCGAGGGCAGAAATGACGTTTTTAAGTTTCTTCGCTAACCTTGGATCGACTTTATCTATAGCCGCCCGGGCTTCCTTAACCAATTCCTGTGTGGCAACGGGCAACTCACCACTGGCATATTCGGCACTTGCCATGGCAGCCCTGGCTCTGGCAATTTCCGCCTGACTCATCCGCTCCTTGGCATCGGTAATCGTAATCGCTTTCTCTTTGCCGCCTGTCTTCTCAGCGGCACTGACTCTTACGATACCGTCTATGTCATAATCGAAGTTGACGATAATCTTCACTTCACCGGCTTTCCCATCTGGCAGATCGGTTAAAGTGAAATTGCCGAGGAACACGTTTTCGGAAGCAGTCTTCGATTCACCTTGATAAACCTCGATCTCTACTGCCTTCTGATGATCATGGACCGTGTAGTACACCTCGGACTTTGAGCAGGGAATCGGGGTGTTTCTCGGGATGATCACACTAAAAGCATCGGGATCCGGAATACCATAGCTAAAATCTAGGCAGGATACTCCCAAAGAATGGGGAGCCACATCAACTAGAATCTTATCGATCTCTTCGCCGGCGATAATGCCCGCTTGAATCGCCGCCCCAATCGCTACACACTCTGCTGGGTTGATCTCTCGGTCCGGTTGCTTATTCAACTCCTCGGTTAAAATCTCGCTGACTAAAGGAATTAGAGTGGAGCCACCCACAAGCACCACTTGGTCAATATCATGATGATCTAGCTTCGCATCTTTTAAGACCTGTCGGACACAATCAACGGTACGGGTCAGCATATCTTGAATCATACTATTGAAGTCCATCCGAGATAGTTCATAGCTCAGATTCAAGGGCTCTCCATCCTTTTGAGCTAAGAAATTCTCGGTTATCTGTATATATGGCCGATCAGACAACTGTATCTTGGCCAGTTCAGCAGCCCGAACTAGGCGGCTCTCACTGCGACGTTCCTTCCGCAGATCAATACCGTGTTCGCTCTGAAAACTTGTGGCAAGTTGTTGGACGATGGCCTCATCAAAATCATCTCCACCGAGTTCATTGTCCCCTGAGCTAGCAAGTACTTCGATAATATCACCGTTAATCTCCACAATCGACACATCAAAGGTGCCGCCACCGAGATCATACACCAAGACCTTGGCGCTCAACCGATCGGTCATGCTATAAGCTAAGGCTGCCGCGGTGGGCTCATTTATAATCCGTACCACCTCTAAACCGGCTATCTCTCCAGCATCCTTGGTGGCCTGGCGTTGAGCATCGGAGAAATGAGCTGGTACAGTAATGACGGCCTTTTCCACCTTTTCTCCTAACTCCCGCTCAGCGCTTTCCTTTAGTTGGCGTAAAATGAAGGCAGAGATCTCTTGGGGAGAATAACTACTCTTCCCAAGGCTAAAGTGTTGATCACTCCCCATATGGCGTTTAACAGACTTTACCGTCCGTTCGGGATAAAGCAAATACTGGTTTCGGGCCGGTTCCCCCACTAGGATCTTACCTTCGTTATCTATTCCTACCACCGAAGGCAACAGCGGCCTGCCATTGATCATCACAATACGCGGTTTCCCCCGATCAATGTAAGCTACTGCAGAATTCGTTGTTCCCAAATCAATACCGATGATTTTACTCACAAACAGACTCCTCCTCAAGATGTGACCTTGGCAGTGTATTATCCTCATCATCGTTTTTATCCAATACGCTGGATTCTGTGGAGTCCTCTTCTGCAAAGTGTTTCGCCACGACTACTTCGGCATACCGGATGACCACTCCAGCGAGGATATACCCGGGCCGAGTCACCTCTATGACCATCCCCTGGGGAGCATCCCCCGCTGGTACGGTACCAATTGCCCGATGCAGTCCAGGATCGAAGAGGTGTCCCTCAGCAGGGATTCTTTCTAGACCCCGAATTAGCAGAACCTCCTCCGCCCGCTCATAGGTTGATATCAATGCTTCACACCAACTAGTGGGAGCTTCCATGGTCTTTAGCAGATGAATGCCATCCCACAGCTGATCTAGCACAGCCAAAAACTCCGCAACCATG includes:
- a CDS encoding Hsp70 family protein; this translates as MSKIIGIDLGTTNSAVAYIDRGKPRIVMINGRPLLPSVVGIDNEGKILVGEPARNQYLLYPERTVKSVKRHMGSDQHFSLGKSSYSPQEISAFILRQLKESAERELGEKVEKAVITVPAHFSDAQRQATKDAGEIAGLEVVRIINEPTAAALAYSMTDRLSAKVLVYDLGGGTFDVSIVEINGDIIEVLASSGDNELGGDDFDEAIVQQLATSFQSEHGIDLRKERRSESRLVRAAELAKIQLSDRPYIQITENFLAQKDGEPLNLSYELSRMDFNSMIQDMLTRTVDCVRQVLKDAKLDHHDIDQVVLVGGSTLIPLVSEILTEELNKQPDREINPAECVAIGAAIQAGIIAGEEIDKILVDVAPHSLGVSCLDFSYGIPDPDAFSVIIPRNTPIPCSKSEVYYTVHDHQKAVEIEVYQGESKTASENVFLGNFTLTDLPDGKAGEVKIIVNFDYDIDGIVRVSAAEKTGGKEKAITITDAKERMSQAEIARARAAMASAEYASGELPVATQELVKEARAAIDKVDPRLAKKLKNVISALEEAWQQEDDARFDELEDALIDLLYEADEQE
- a CDS encoding nucleotide exchange factor GrpE encodes the protein MEEVMFVWDRLIGFFTRRPARSEKLQHILEQNDQLTEQVVELEETVADLSKMLRRINKEQIKTSMLWEREQELTQEVLEQSQQQVRRTSHELEEYITKKVETSMVAEFLAVLDQLWDGIHLLKTMEAPTSWCEALISTYERAEEVLLIRGLERIPAEGHLFDPGLHRAIGTVPAGDAPQGMVIEVTRPGYILAGVVIRYAEVVVAKHFAEEDSTESSVLDKNDDEDNTLPRSHLEEESVCE